From Candidatus Hydrogenedentota bacterium, the proteins below share one genomic window:
- the menC gene encoding o-succinylbenzoate synthase: MKITRTFVYRYELPLRAPVVTARGALRTRAGWLLCLETDNGLKGWGEAAPLTGFSPETQEEAARGLIECADKLRDCGLVDAFAMRRTSAFCPSVSFALETAVLRLAAGVLQVPMRRIMAEQSAETVRVCALLPDGDPRVARNAKARLGQVPAAAKLKVGRGSPADDIAAVRQVREALGPDVAIRVDVNRAWDLPTALNFAGETASCNLAYLEEPLRDWRDLPAFASACPVPYALDETLQENKDYLATLLLSGGKGANAYLDHVLRGARAWVVKPSLMHFHGLVEWLREVEPPPYVVVSGAYESGVGMSALAQYAAAISGPGIAAGLDTYHVLGRDVLRESLDFGGEIQMVALDRPLDLDPGCLECVWDG; encoded by the coding sequence TGTGTATCGCTATGAACTGCCGCTTCGCGCGCCCGTGGTTACGGCGCGGGGTGCCCTGCGAACCCGCGCCGGGTGGCTGCTGTGTCTGGAAACGGACAACGGGCTCAAGGGCTGGGGCGAAGCCGCGCCGCTGACGGGCTTCAGTCCCGAAACGCAGGAGGAAGCGGCGCGAGGCCTAATCGAGTGCGCGGACAAGCTGCGGGACTGTGGTCTGGTGGATGCATTTGCGATGCGGAGGACTTCCGCGTTCTGCCCCTCCGTTTCGTTTGCGCTTGAAACCGCGGTGCTGCGTCTGGCCGCGGGCGTCCTGCAGGTTCCCATGCGCCGCATCATGGCCGAACAAAGCGCGGAGACCGTACGCGTATGCGCGCTGCTGCCGGACGGCGACCCCCGGGTTGCGCGAAACGCGAAAGCCCGCCTGGGCCAGGTGCCCGCCGCGGCGAAACTGAAGGTGGGCCGCGGTTCGCCGGCGGACGACATTGCCGCCGTGCGGCAGGTTCGCGAGGCCCTCGGCCCCGATGTCGCGATTCGGGTGGACGTCAATCGCGCGTGGGACCTTCCCACCGCGCTGAATTTCGCGGGCGAGACCGCGTCATGCAACTTGGCGTATCTCGAGGAGCCGCTGCGCGACTGGCGCGACCTGCCCGCCTTTGCAAGCGCATGCCCCGTGCCCTATGCGCTTGATGAGACACTGCAGGAGAATAAGGATTACCTCGCGACGCTGCTGTTGAGCGGCGGGAAGGGCGCGAATGCCTATCTGGACCACGTCTTGCGGGGGGCGCGCGCCTGGGTGGTCAAGCCGTCGCTGATGCATTTTCACGGGCTGGTCGAATGGCTGCGCGAGGTGGAGCCGCCGCCATACGTCGTGGTCAGCGGCGCCTACGAGTCCGGCGTCGGCATGAGCGCGCTCGCGCAATACGCCGCGGCCATCAGTGGTCCCGGCATCGCCGCCGGTCTTGATACCTATCACGTGCTCGGCCGTGATGTACTGCGCGAGTCTCTGGACTTCGGCGGCGAGATACAGATGGTTGCGCTGGACAGGCCTCTCGACCTCGACCCGGGCTGCCTGGAGTGCGTGTGGGATGGCTGA
- the menE gene encoding o-succinylbenzoate--CoA ligase: protein MAEFECPLHAAALETPCAPALVSGSGALSFRDVEVRVQATAAALRNAGLRPGGRAALPGRASSGDITLFLALLRAGVVACPVNPRFPEAYAMALLGRVGAQRLPPLPDVPSAGDAQVEAAPPRIPEDRPATIIFTSGSAGSPKAALHSYGNHCHSALQSNRNIALRPGDCWLLSLPMFHVAGIGVLFRCLVSGAAVAVPEDREPIEAAVVRYGVTHLSLVATQLHRLLQSEEGRAALRRVRAILLGGSAFPDGLVREAFALGLPIYTSYGLTEMASQVTTTRAGDPLDRLLTSGAPLSPGNLRISGDGEILVRGKTLFLGYVDGEQVMRSLTEDGWFATGDLGAQDAQGYLAVTGRRDNMFISGGENIQPEEVERSLCKCVGVCEALVVPVSHAEFGAVSAAFVRYAPGTARDEAGLQRELEKALPKFKVPRRILPWPEDLAGLGIKLGRKAFAERASVLLSG from the coding sequence ATGGCTGAGTTCGAGTGCCCGTTGCACGCTGCCGCCCTGGAGACGCCCTGCGCGCCCGCACTGGTGTCCGGGTCGGGCGCACTTTCCTTTCGGGATGTTGAAGTTCGCGTGCAGGCGACGGCCGCGGCGCTTCGAAACGCCGGGCTCCGGCCAGGCGGGCGCGCCGCTTTGCCAGGCCGGGCGAGCAGCGGGGACATTACCCTGTTTCTCGCCTTGTTACGCGCGGGCGTGGTGGCATGCCCCGTGAATCCTCGCTTTCCGGAAGCTTACGCCATGGCGCTCCTGGGGCGCGTGGGCGCGCAGCGCCTCCCGCCGTTGCCGGACGTTCCCTCCGCCGGCGACGCCCAGGTGGAAGCCGCGCCGCCTCGAATTCCCGAAGACCGTCCCGCCACTATCATTTTCACGTCGGGCAGCGCGGGCTCGCCCAAGGCTGCGCTGCACAGCTACGGGAATCATTGCCACAGCGCATTGCAGTCCAACCGCAATATCGCGCTCCGGCCCGGCGACTGCTGGCTCCTCTCGCTGCCGATGTTTCATGTTGCCGGAATCGGGGTCCTCTTCCGGTGTCTTGTCAGCGGCGCGGCAGTTGCCGTGCCAGAAGACAGGGAGCCCATCGAAGCCGCGGTCGTCCGTTACGGCGTAACGCATCTCTCCCTGGTTGCCACGCAACTTCACCGCCTGCTGCAATCGGAAGAAGGCCGTGCCGCCTTGCGCCGGGTGCGGGCCATCCTGCTCGGGGGCAGCGCTTTTCCCGATGGACTCGTGCGAGAAGCCTTTGCGCTCGGCCTTCCCATCTACACCAGTTATGGTCTCACGGAAATGGCGTCGCAGGTGACTACGACGCGCGCCGGTGACCCGCTTGACCGGCTCTTGACCTCGGGCGCGCCGCTCAGCCCCGGCAACCTGCGCATTTCCGGGGACGGCGAGATACTCGTGCGCGGGAAGACGCTGTTTCTTGGCTACGTCGATGGCGAGCAGGTAATGCGGTCCCTGACGGAAGACGGCTGGTTTGCCACGGGTGACCTCGGCGCACAGGACGCGCAGGGATACCTCGCCGTAACGGGCAGGCGCGACAACATGTTCATTTCCGGTGGCGAGAACATCCAGCCTGAAGAGGTCGAACGCAGCCTCTGCAAGTGCGTCGGCGTGTGCGAGGCGCTGGTGGTGCCGGTTTCCCATGCCGAATTTGGGGCTGTGTCGGCCGCCTTCGTCCGCTATGCGCCGGGAACCGCGCGCGACGAAGCGGGGTTGCAGCGCGAACTCGAAAAAGCGCTCCCCAAATTCAAAGTGCCGCGCCGGATCCTGCCTTGGCCGGAAGACCTGGCCGGGCTGGGCATCAAGCTGGGCCGGAAAGCATTTGCTGAGCGCGCGTCAGTACTTCTTTCGGGGTAG
- a CDS encoding M48 family metallopeptidase, protein MWEQIRSNQRRSVVLVFVMLLLLAALGAGIGGAILTPDGLFFGLIAAAGLWIILTLVTYAQGDRILLSASGAQEIQKEDHPQLFNVVEEMTIASRLPKMPRVYIIHDQAMNAFATGRNPETAAVAITSGLLAQVNRDQLQGVIAHEIGHIKNQDIRYMTVVGIMLGAIVLLSELFLRGMFHSGMSRRYGGGGRRGGNQAQAILLVAAIVLAILAPILGQLVYFACSRRREYLADASAAVFTRYPEGLASALELLAQDTQKLQRVSRATAPMFIVNPLEKGRMAAFSLTSTHPPIEKRVRILRSMAGGAAFADYQEAWKKTEGGRAGRLPPSALAEATPVPVRGPSGEAAPAPKDARQRMRETGDILRKVNQFLFLACACGMKVKIPPEFKQNHIGCPRCGKDLQVPVAQLTALATVAAAGSQGADAVIPLAKAKSPSQEVLEIAREPGQWTSFKCACGAVHQLAPSFQGDSMRCNVCKRTIRVRG, encoded by the coding sequence ATGTGGGAACAGATACGGTCAAACCAGCGCAGGTCGGTAGTACTGGTCTTCGTCATGCTGCTTCTGCTGGCGGCGCTCGGCGCGGGAATCGGCGGAGCGATACTCACGCCGGACGGCCTGTTCTTCGGTCTTATCGCGGCAGCGGGCCTCTGGATTATCCTCACGTTGGTCACATACGCGCAGGGCGACCGCATCCTGCTTTCGGCGAGCGGCGCTCAGGAAATCCAGAAGGAAGACCATCCGCAGCTCTTCAACGTGGTCGAGGAAATGACCATCGCGTCGCGCCTGCCGAAGATGCCGCGCGTTTACATCATTCACGACCAGGCCATGAACGCCTTCGCCACGGGCCGCAATCCCGAGACGGCGGCCGTGGCCATCACGAGCGGACTGCTCGCGCAAGTGAACCGCGACCAGCTCCAAGGCGTGATTGCCCACGAAATCGGCCATATCAAGAACCAGGACATCCGGTATATGACCGTCGTGGGCATCATGCTTGGCGCGATAGTGCTGCTATCCGAGCTGTTCTTGCGCGGCATGTTCCATTCCGGCATGTCGCGCCGCTACGGCGGCGGCGGACGGCGCGGCGGCAACCAGGCACAGGCGATTCTGCTCGTCGCTGCGATCGTTCTGGCCATACTTGCGCCCATACTCGGGCAATTGGTCTACTTCGCATGTTCCCGCCGGCGCGAATACCTCGCCGATGCAAGCGCGGCCGTGTTCACGCGCTATCCGGAGGGTTTGGCGTCCGCGCTGGAACTGCTCGCGCAAGACACGCAAAAGCTTCAACGAGTGTCGCGTGCGACCGCGCCCATGTTCATCGTGAACCCGCTGGAAAAGGGGCGCATGGCGGCGTTCAGTCTGACAAGCACGCACCCGCCCATTGAGAAGCGCGTCCGCATTTTGCGTTCGATGGCCGGCGGCGCGGCCTTCGCGGACTATCAGGAAGCCTGGAAGAAGACCGAAGGCGGCCGCGCGGGCAGGCTGCCGCCCTCCGCGCTGGCCGAGGCAACTCCGGTGCCGGTGCGCGGGCCGTCGGGCGAAGCGGCGCCGGCGCCGAAAGACGCGCGGCAACGCATGCGCGAGACAGGCGACATCCTGCGCAAGGTGAACCAGTTCCTGTTTCTGGCATGCGCGTGCGGCATGAAAGTGAAGATTCCGCCCGAATTCAAGCAGAACCACATCGGCTGCCCGCGTTGCGGCAAGGACCTGCAAGTGCCCGTCGCGCAATTGACTGCGCTGGCGACGGTCGCGGCGGCAGGCTCGCAAGGCGCAGACGCAGTCATTCCGCTGGCCAAGGCCAAATCACCCTCGCAGGAAGTGCTCGAGATTGCGCGCGAGCCCGGCCAGTGGACGTCCTTCAAGTGCGCCTGTGGCGCAGTGCACCAACTGGCGCCGTCATTCCAGGGCGATTCGATGCGGTGTAATGTCTGTAAACGAACCATCCGCGTTCGCGGGTAG
- a CDS encoding M48 family metalloprotease: MWALVRLNRAHAAALAALSLSLFVAAGFIGGGCAAWVFDAWRAATTGSRMGSGFHPMAGLLGVEAAAAIWIFLTVITYLQGDRILLASAGARPLRKEDHPQLYNVVEEMSLAAALPRMPRPYVIDDPAMNALAAGFGPDNAAIAVTSGALARLNRDQLQGIIAHETAHIANGDVLFLTLASLMTGAARGPGWAATAPALRRNAGRFGGEAPRLTPAHRILQACSGFLALLAPVYAVLLLFGTARRRDFLADACAAVYTRYPEGLASGLYVMAGDVHTLLQRNRRIATLCTLNPYRKEHGIHTPLLLASTHAPVQQRIAILRGIHGAVSFERYERAWQQAAGTAARLFPRNAAVKISVYPIREAHTQTAAAAQTVRRQLRNAGDLVRGVNGYTFLTCACGMRIKLPPWHARGHVACPRCGQDVRLPSARPLPQAQAANGVKESAEIARPAEAWLTFRCVCGGENQLSPFFDAPRMTCTRCGRMIRIRDATGVD, translated from the coding sequence ATGTGGGCATTGGTGCGGTTGAATCGCGCACACGCAGCGGCGCTGGCCGCGCTGAGCCTGTCTCTCTTTGTCGCGGCGGGTTTCATCGGCGGCGGGTGCGCCGCATGGGTGTTCGACGCGTGGCGCGCGGCAACGACGGGCTCGCGGATGGGCAGCGGGTTTCACCCGATGGCGGGGCTTCTGGGCGTCGAAGCGGCGGCAGCCATCTGGATCTTCCTCACCGTCATCACGTACCTGCAGGGAGATCGCATCCTGCTCGCGAGCGCGGGCGCACGGCCCCTGCGCAAGGAAGACCATCCGCAACTCTACAATGTCGTTGAGGAAATGAGCCTCGCAGCGGCGCTGCCGCGCATGCCGCGCCCCTACGTGATCGATGACCCGGCGATGAACGCGCTCGCGGCCGGCTTTGGCCCGGACAACGCGGCCATCGCCGTCACGTCGGGCGCACTGGCGCGGTTGAACCGCGACCAACTCCAGGGAATCATCGCGCATGAAACAGCGCACATCGCCAACGGCGACGTGCTGTTCCTGACCTTGGCCAGCCTCATGACGGGCGCCGCACGGGGGCCGGGCTGGGCCGCAACGGCGCCGGCGCTCCGGCGCAACGCGGGGCGGTTTGGCGGGGAAGCGCCCCGGCTCACCCCGGCGCACCGCATCCTGCAAGCGTGCAGCGGATTTCTGGCCCTGCTCGCGCCGGTGTACGCCGTGTTGCTTCTTTTCGGCACGGCGCGGCGCCGCGATTTCCTCGCCGACGCATGCGCCGCTGTGTACACACGCTATCCGGAGGGGCTCGCGTCGGGCCTGTACGTAATGGCAGGCGACGTTCACACGCTTCTGCAACGTAACCGGCGCATCGCGACGCTCTGCACGCTGAATCCCTACCGGAAAGAGCACGGCATCCACACGCCGCTACTGTTGGCGAGCACGCATGCGCCGGTCCAGCAACGGATAGCCATCCTGCGCGGCATCCACGGCGCCGTTTCCTTCGAGCGCTACGAGCGCGCATGGCAGCAGGCCGCCGGCACGGCGGCGCGGCTGTTTCCCCGGAACGCGGCCGTGAAAATCAGCGTCTATCCCATCCGGGAAGCGCATACCCAGACCGCAGCGGCCGCCCAGACAGTCCGGCGGCAACTGCGCAACGCCGGCGACCTGGTCCGGGGCGTCAACGGATACACGTTCTTGACCTGCGCCTGCGGCATGCGCATCAAGCTGCCGCCGTGGCACGCGCGCGGCCACGTGGCGTGCCCTCGCTGCGGCCAGGACGTGCGCCTGCCCTCGGCCAGGCCGCTGCCGCAAGCGCAGGCGGCCAACGGGGTCAAGGAATCGGCCGAAATCGCGCGGCCCGCCGAAGCGTGGCTGACCTTCAGGTGCGTGTGCGGCGGCGAGAATCAGTTGTCGCCGTTTTTTGACGCGCCGCGCATGACGTGCACTCGCTGCGGACGCATGATTCGCATTCGCGACGCTACGGGGGTAGACTGA
- a CDS encoding MFS transporter: VFWTLVIGYSFFYVCRSALAVAKKPMIDAGFVNADDLGRIGSALLLTYAVGKFVNGFLADRSHIGRFMSTGLLVSAGIVFAFGFHWSVPVLVTLWAIHGWFQSMGAAPSGAAIAQWFSNRERGTRYSIWSTAHSIGEGLTFAITATIVSHYGYREGFWTAGAVSAIMALLMFRLLADRPQTYGLPPIADYKDDHTQESREPAISVRDAQLEVVKNPYVWVLGLCCMAIYVARYGINSWGVIYLQEAKGYPLISAGMILFWAKLIETLGALSSGIVSDFFFRARRNVTTLLYGCINIAGLAILFLAPSTFLTTVDSALAPRLTPGPLAGDVAHALRAQGLAVQADATVVESLSEVSAHDIHVIWQVKPSGRHIPWTGYRVEYRMNVGKPSTTGGSAAFRLALAQAFRTDHLTVYKPFSPWHFVGLATFGFGLGGLLVFLGGLIAIDICSKRAAGAAMGFVGFFAYVGASIQDRISGALIEAGRMTQYGAEIHDFHRATVFWFSAAVVSVALYLTLWRVKARD; encoded by the coding sequence GTCTTCTGGACGCTCGTCATCGGCTACAGCTTCTTCTACGTGTGCCGGTCCGCGCTTGCCGTCGCCAAGAAGCCCATGATCGACGCAGGCTTCGTGAACGCGGACGACCTGGGCCGCATCGGCTCCGCACTGCTGCTCACCTACGCCGTCGGCAAGTTCGTCAACGGCTTTCTGGCCGACCGGAGCCACATCGGGCGGTTCATGTCGACCGGGCTGCTCGTGTCGGCGGGCATCGTCTTCGCTTTCGGGTTCCATTGGTCCGTGCCCGTGCTGGTCACGCTCTGGGCCATACACGGCTGGTTCCAGTCCATGGGCGCGGCGCCCAGCGGCGCGGCGATCGCCCAATGGTTCAGCAATCGCGAGCGCGGCACCCGCTACAGCATCTGGAGCACCGCGCACAGCATCGGCGAGGGTCTGACCTTCGCCATCACCGCCACCATCGTTTCACATTACGGCTACCGCGAAGGATTCTGGACCGCGGGCGCCGTCTCGGCGATTATGGCGCTCCTGATGTTCCGCCTGCTCGCCGACCGGCCCCAGACCTACGGCCTGCCGCCCATCGCCGACTACAAGGACGATCACACGCAGGAATCGCGCGAGCCCGCCATATCCGTCCGCGACGCGCAACTCGAGGTAGTCAAGAACCCTTACGTCTGGGTGCTCGGCCTGTGCTGCATGGCCATCTACGTCGCGCGCTACGGCATCAACAGTTGGGGAGTCATCTACCTCCAGGAAGCCAAAGGCTACCCGCTCATCAGCGCGGGGATGATCCTCTTCTGGGCCAAGCTCATCGAAACCCTGGGCGCGCTGTCGTCCGGCATCGTCTCGGACTTCTTCTTCCGCGCACGGCGCAACGTGACCACGCTGCTCTACGGCTGTATCAACATCGCCGGGCTCGCCATCCTGTTCCTCGCGCCGTCGACGTTCCTCACGACCGTCGACTCCGCGCTCGCGCCGCGCCTAACGCCCGGTCCGCTCGCCGGCGACGTCGCCCATGCCCTGCGCGCGCAGGGACTCGCCGTTCAGGCTGACGCAACCGTTGTCGAAAGCCTTTCTGAAGTCTCGGCACATGACATTCACGTTATCTGGCAGGTCAAGCCCTCCGGCCGGCACATCCCCTGGACCGGTTATCGCGTCGAATACCGGATGAACGTGGGCAAACCGAGCACGACCGGCGGCAGCGCCGCGTTCCGTCTCGCCCTCGCGCAGGCGTTCCGCACGGACCACCTGACCGTCTACAAGCCCTTCAGCCCGTGGCATTTCGTGGGACTCGCCACGTTCGGGTTCGGCCTGGGCGGCCTGCTTGTTTTCCTGGGCGGGCTCATCGCCATCGACATCTGCTCGAAACGCGCCGCGGGCGCAGCCATGGGCTTCGTCGGCTTCTTCGCCTACGTCGGCGCGTCCATACAGGACCGCATCAGCGGCGCGCTCATCGAGGCCGGCCGAATGACTCAATACGGCGCCGAAATCCACGACTTCCACCGCGCCACCGTGTTCTGGTTCAGCGCCGCCGTGGTCTCCGTCGCTCTCTACCTCACCCTCTGGCGCGTCAAGGCAAGGGATTGA